DNA from Nitrospira sp.:
AATGGGCCAGCACACGAGTAATGAGTCCTCGATCATCGAGCTCCATCGTCTCGGCAGCCATGAGGTTGTTCACGCTCTCATAATAGACCGTAAGGCTTCGTACGCCGAGAAAGACTTTGTGAAGATGGAATGTGAGGTTTGGATATTTTGCCAAGCCCTTTGAGAAGTAATCTATTAAGGCCTCTTTGCCCCTGACAGTTCCGGTCCGATCATTGAGAAGTTTCACGACGAAAGGGCTGACAAACTCGATCTGCTCATTGTAGTGCCCCATAATGCGACCCAGGTTATGGGAATTCCATGACTCCAACCACTCGCGAGCAAGTTGATCAGCTCGTTCTTGTGTGAGGTACGCCACTGAGACACCCAGGCTATTCATTAAGCACATTGATGTATCTGAATCTAATGTCCCCACCAACTCATCATCCGAACGCTGTGACCTTACCGCTGTGTAAGTCGTAGACGGCGCCGACGACCTTCAGTCTTTCCTTCTTTACCGAATCGGCCAGGATCGGCTCCAGATGCTTGAGCCGCTGAACACCCTGCTCAACGTTGGCCTTAATGGCGTTCTCGAGTATGTCACCCTGTTTATCCTTCACCATCGCGACTGCCGGTCTGATCAGATCTACAAGATTGCCGATGGAACCTGGCAGGGCATCCTTATCATCAATGTGCTTGATGGCAGCCTTGACGGCACCGCACTGGCTATGACCCAGCACGATGATCAACCGTACGCTGAGTTCCGCAACGGCATATTCTATGCTTCCCTTCACAGAAGCGCCCGCACCGGAGATCACGTTCCCGGCTACACGGACCACGAATAGATCTCCTACACCCTGATCGAAGATCAACTCAGGTGCAACCCGTGAGTCCGCACAGCATACAATAACGGTAAGTGGAGCCTGGCCCTCTGCAAGCGGCACGAAGTCCTCTGGCTTCCGGCGCGGATGAGCAAGATCTCCCTTCATAAACCGCTTGTTGCCCTCAAGCAATTGAGTCAGCACCATATCCGCGTCCCGCCCGCCCCTCGGTGGGTCGGCCGCCCGCCCCATCGTCGAAATGGCGAGGCCGGCTGCGCCAGCTGCTAGTCCGGAAAGCCGTATGAACTCACGGCGGGACACCGATTTCGGAATTTGCATGACATGTCTCCTTTGAAATCAGCAGTCAGGTCCAACACTTTTTTCGTTCGACAACACAAGGCACTCTGCTTTCCGATGAAGCTCACAAACGTTCGTGCTTTGGTCGGGAAACTGAATCTCCTTTCGTGTTGATAGTGGATGCTTTTGGGGAAGAAGCACTCCCAACTCTTTGGAATCCACCTCATGGCTTTCGAGTTCGGCAGCCGAGGTCACTCCTTCCACAAAGCCCACATCAAAACGCCCATCTTTTACATATTCGGCGATTTCTTTACTCGATTTCGCTCAAAGATCAAGCGTAATCTTTCGTAATCTTTGGAAAACGACTTTGGAACTCGTCAATAACTGCTGAGAAGCGAACCATAAACGCCGCTCTCGAAAATCCAATCTTAAGGACGCCGGTTGTCTAACCCTGAAAATCAGCTGTCGATTTTCAGCTCATCTCACTATGTTACGTTATGTCACGGGAGAGGTAACTCATGAAATATCTGTTGCTGGTTCACCACAACGAGGACGCCTTTAACAAGATCCCGGAAGCCGAGCGGAAGGACATGCTCGCCGAATCCATCCGGCTCTGTCACCAGCTCGACGGGAAAGGGCAATACGTCCATGCCTCGCCTCTGCAACCTGAGGCGACAGGAATCGTCGTTCGGGTACGCAAGGGAAAGGCAACGGTAACCGATGGACCGTTCGCTGAGACAAAAGAGCAGCTCGCCGGCTACTTTCTCATCGAAGCTCAGGATCGTGATGATGCCGTTCGTATCGCCAGGCTGGTACCAGGTGCTCGCATTGGGACAGTGGAGGTTAGGCCGTTAAGGGAAGTCACCGGCTTGCCGGGAGAAGAGAAACGACCATGAGCCAGCTTCCTTTCGCCATGAGCTGCACGGCGCCCGCCCACCTCATCAGGCTCGACAGGAGAGATCGTATGAAAAGCGTGGTTGTAAATCGCCATACTTCGCCCGCCGGGAAGGACCTTATGGAGATGAGATGGAAGGTTTGGTACTTGACTAAGCCTTTGGAGAAATGAGCCACCAGCGTTTATGGCTCATTGTCCGACTGGATGTTCGCTGAACTGTCGACTGCTCTCGCCGATTACTGGCTATCGATACCGAGGGGAGGATGGCTCGCCGGACCGGTTGGATTCAACGACCGCTCAGATTTCGCCTCCTCACTTCTCCTTCAGCACCTGGAGTGTGCGATCCACCACTAGCCGCTCATCCCAGCAGGTGCGTTCGAAGGAAGCAGCGATCCGGCCTTCGGCATCAAGGATGTACGCTTCGACGCGGTGCCGGTTCACCAGCGACTCCACGAAGTTGACCCCGAGCTGGAAGTGGGCGCGGAGGGCGTCGAGCCCGTCGGGCGTCCGCAACATGCGATGGCGGGCATCCAGGCGCACCCCACGGTTCTGCCCGTAGCCACGCAGCCGGTGGGGGAGATCAAACGCGGGATCGTAGGTAATCGCCGCCGTATGGATGTGATCGACGAGCCCCCGCTCCTCCAACAATTTCTGGACCCGCGCGAGTTTCGTGACCGTGAGCGAGCACTTCAGCGGGTTGTCGCAGCGCGTGTAGAAAAAGACGACGATGGAGGGGTGCCCCCGGAAGAAGTCCTTGAACGTGAGCGAAACGCCCGCATGATCCTCAAAGACGATGGACTCAACCGGCTCGCAGCCTCGCCGGGAATCGAGCGCCCACGACACCGCGTTACCGAAGTCGCCCTGTCGCGTGCAACAGGTCTTGGGGCCGAGCTGCTCGACGTGTCCCTCGCCGCGGATCGCCCCCACGGCTTGGCCCACCTCGCTCCACAATTTGCTGGGGAGCCCGCCCTGTGGCGTGCGCAGCGCCTCCACTTCAGGCAGAACGCTGCGCGCGTGCGGGCCGAGCCACACCAACGTCGCGAGCAATTCACGAACCGGACTCGTGCCCGTGGGGGAGACCGCGTACTCACCGTACTGTTCGAATGACACGGGCTCGTCGGTGTCAGGCAGGCGATGGCCGATGCGGGTCGCGGCGGCGCTGTCATTAGGAGGCCGCCTGAGCCGGATTGAAGCGATTGTTCTGTCGTTGCCATCTCGCCCAGAGCCGATCGACATTGCAATGGAGCAAGAAGAACAACGGATCGCGTGCGGTGGAACGTCGTCCCATTGTAAAATCTCGCTTCGCAAAGTTTGACGAGGTTGCCGACGTGCCAGTGGGAAACATTTCGCCACCCTTGATGTCGTGATGCCGCGCGTGGAGAGTGAGCTATTTTTTTAAATACTCCTAATTGCGCGGGTCTGTCAACCGATATTCCGTCGAAATACTTAATTATGAATCAATACAAATGACCGGCAATTTAAGACATTGAATATTAATATGTTTCTTAAGCTAGGTTTTTTCACTGAGCACTGCGGAATCCGGGGTCACTCTGCTGCACGAGGCGGTAACATCCCGCCACCGCTGTACATTGGCGAAGGATGCGCTAACGCCGTTCCACGTTCACTCGGTGAAAGATCAGAAAGATAATTCGCTCCAGAGGCTGCACGTTGATGCAACACACCATCGCCCGAATCCGCGGATACGCTCGGACGAAATAGCGGTCGGCGTGGCAGCCGAAGAACGACCGGCGAGCCGGCGAGCAGCAGGCGCCGCGCGGAGAAGTCGGACACGAAGACAGGAACATGGTGACCAAGGGGATAGCGGGGCGATGGAGCGTTGTTGGTCGGCCAATTATACGCCTCCGCTACGGAGTGTGGGCTCTTGCAGCGAAGGCTACCGATGCGGTAGCGTTGGCTGCGATGCCTCGGGGACCTCAGGAGCTTGCGATCAGGTTTGGCGCCGCCACTCTGACACATTACAGGGGCATCCATCTGCTTCATCGATTCTTATCGCGGATCGGCTTCAAAGACGCACCGGCCATCCAGATTCGAGCGACTCAGCGAAACAACCGCTACAGTGTCGGCGCTGCCATACCCGATGATTCTCGGACTCGGCCGGATCGAGATTACCCGCTTGCTCCGACAGAACGGGATGTTTCAGCGCCTCACCGGCCTGCCCAGGTATCCCGATCCACCACGCGTCGCCGATTGTTGCTTTGGCGGTAGGCCTTGCGGCAAATTGAGAGACTGAAGCCAGGAAACGATCATTTTTCACGCCGGATTCAGGATAATGTCATGGAGTAGCGGGACATCCCGCCCTCTGAGTGTATCGAGACATGTGTCGCAAGGAGGTCTGTTCATGTGGCTCAAGACGCCTGCCAGCGCCGGCTTCTCTCTTCTGGTGTTCTGCACGGTGATGGTTCTGCCTGTGCACATCAGGGGTGAGACGCCAGGGCCCGCCCCAGTCATAGCACGCTTCAACGAGGCACTGATCGAAGCCATGAGGGGTGGGAAGGAATTGGGGTTCAGCGGACGCTATCGCCTGCTTGAGCCGGTCGTGACCGAGACCTTCTTGCCTCCGTACATGGCGAGCGTCTCTGTCGGCAGACACTGGAAGACGCTCACGGAGGAGCAGCAGCGGCAGTTTGAAGCAATCTATGCCGAATGGTTGATTGCGAACTATGCGAAGAATTTTCACGCCTACGCAGGAGAGCGCTTCGAGATCACGAAACAGTCCCAGACGGCAAGCGGCGCTGCAGTCCTGAGCAAACTTCTGAACGCGCAAGGCAAAGCAACCGAGTTCGACTACCGTCTGCGACTGACGGAGGATGCCTGGCACATTGTGGACATACGCATTTCGGGCGTGAGTCAGCTTGCCAATACGCGCGCTCAATTTGTGAGCGTCCTTGATAAAAATGGCTTCGACGAGCTCGTGGCGTCGCTCAAGCGAAAGATTCGGGAGTTCTCCCGGAGCGATGGCCAATGAGACAAAACCCACTGACTGACTGAGATACGCTGAAGGGCCAACACTCACACCGATCCGAATCACCCATGCTCACCGAGCCTACCCTTACCCGCACACAGCGCCTGCTGAGTGCCTGGGTTCTCCTCATTCAGCATCATGCCGTCGCCGTGCTCGTGGGCACTGTCCTGCTGACGCTTGGGACCCTCTATTACTCCGCCGCCCATTTCAAGCTCAACGCCGACATCCATGCCATGATGTCTGATAAGCTGTCCTACCGCGGATTGTACAAGGAATTCTCCAAGGCCTTTCCACAACAGAGCGACACCGTCGTCGTTGTCATCGACGGCATCACCACGGAACAGGCAGAGGCAGCACGGAAAACTCTAGCCGAGCAACTGAGGAACGAACAGGCGATCTTCGCCGACGTCTATGAACCAGGGGCCGGAGCGTTCTTTCAACAGAACGGCCTCCTGTACCTGAACACCGAAGAACTGGAGAGACTCGGAGACCGACTCTCGGCAGCCCAACCCCTTCTGGCGCTGCTCTCCAAGGACCTCAGCCTCCGCGGGCTGTTCGAGGTCGTTGAAAAGGCCTTGGAGCAAGAAGATCTCAGTGAGGCCCAAGACCGCACCCTTGTCCTCCTACTCGACGGGATGAACAACGCCTTCGCCGGCGCGGTTCACGGAACGGTCTACCAGATGTCATGGGAGGGCCTGGCGCTCGGCGCAGAGCAGACGGCGGGGCAATGCCGCCAGTTCATCATCCTGAAGCCACGAGTCGCGGAGGCATCTCTGTCTGCGGGAAGCGTCCACCTCGAGACCATTCGCCGGGTTGCCGGGCAGTTCGGCTACAATCAGACCGGAACCGCACGCGTGCGGATCACCGGAGATTTCGCCCTTGCGTACGAGAACCTCCTCGAAGTCCGCAACAGCACCGGCATTGCGACCGTCGCGTCGCTCCTTCTTGTGGCGCTGGTCCTTTCTGTGGGTCTCTACTTCTCAGGGCGCCTCATCGTTTGCAGCCTGGTCACATTGATCACGGGGCTCCTCTGGTCCACCGCATTCGCGCTTGCCACCGTGGGCAGTCTCAACATGATCTCCGTCACCTTCGCCGTGCTGTTCATCGGACTGGGCATCGACTACAGCATACAGTTCTGCCTCAGACATCGGGAGCTGCTGCTGCAAAGCGGCCATCAGCAGACCAGCCTCACGTCGACAGCCACCAGTGTCGGCAGAAGTCTCTTCTTCAGCGCTGCAACCACGGCCCTCGGCTTCTACGCCTTCGTTCCCACTGCCTATGCAGGCGTGGCTGAACTGGGCTTCATCTCAGGGTCGAGTATGTTCATCAGCTTCTTCGGAAACATAACCGTGCTGCCCGCTCTGCTGACCGTCCTCCCCGTGAAGGAGTGCCGGCGGTGGGACCCCTCCTGGCCCTGGCTCGTCGATCTGCCGTACCGGTATCCGCGCGGCGTCGTCGCCGTCGGTGCACTGGGGGCGTTGGTCTCGCTCTTGGCCGTTCCACGAGTCTTCTTCGACTACAACCCCCTCAACCTCCACGACAAGTCATCAGAGTCTGTGGCAACCATGCAGGAACTCTTCAATGACCCTCAGGGTCAGCCCTGGACCATTTCGGTGCTTGTGGACGGTGAGGACGAAGCCCTTCGTCTCGCCGAGCAGCTGAAGAGCCTGAAGGAAGTCAGAACGGCCGTCACGATACATGATTTCATCCCGAGCAATCAGCAGGACAAGATCCAGCTTATTTCCGACATCGCGCTGTTCATGTCACCCGAGCTCGAGCGGCCTCACGTCACGCGCCCCACCTATGAGCAAAACATTCACGCGCTTGCACGCCTGGAGCGGTCTCTCGAGAGCCATCTCAACGGACTCCGGCATTCCACCAGAGCGTCGGCGCAGAAGCTGTATGACAGCCTCAGAAGATTCAGGGGCCTTCTTGAAGACAGCCGGCGCGGCTTGTCCGCCCTGGTCCTGCTCGACGAGAGTTTGACGCCCGGGCTTTCCATGCTGCTTGAGAGACTTGGGACATCGCTGCAGCCAAGCCTGGTAGAGGGACCATCCTCCCTT
Protein-coding regions in this window:
- a CDS encoding nuclear transport factor 2 family protein encodes the protein MAYLTQERADQLAREWLESWNSHNLGRIMGHYNEQIEFVSPFVVKLLNDRTGTVRGKEALIDYFSKGLAKYPNLTFHLHKVFLGVRSLTVYYESVNNLMAAETMELDDRGLITRVLAHYAPK
- a CDS encoding carbonic anhydrase, which encodes MQIPKSVSRREFIRLSGLAAGAAGLAISTMGRAADPPRGGRDADMVLTQLLEGNKRFMKGDLAHPRRKPEDFVPLAEGQAPLTVIVCCADSRVAPELIFDQGVGDLFVVRVAGNVISGAGASVKGSIEYAVAELSVRLIIVLGHSQCGAVKAAIKHIDDKDALPGSIGNLVDLIRPAVAMVKDKQGDILENAIKANVEQGVQRLKHLEPILADSVKKERLKVVGAVYDLHSGKVTAFG
- a CDS encoding YciI family protein yields the protein MKYLLLVHHNEDAFNKIPEAERKDMLAESIRLCHQLDGKGQYVHASPLQPEATGIVVRVRKGKATVTDGPFAETKEQLAGYFLIEAQDRDDAVRIARLVPGARIGTVEVRPLREVTGLPGEEKRP
- a CDS encoding SCO family protein, encoding MSFEQYGEYAVSPTGTSPVRELLATLVWLGPHARSVLPEVEALRTPQGGLPSKLWSEVGQAVGAIRGEGHVEQLGPKTCCTRQGDFGNAVSWALDSRRGCEPVESIVFEDHAGVSLTFKDFFRGHPSIVVFFYTRCDNPLKCSLTVTKLARVQKLLEERGLVDHIHTAAITYDPAFDLPHRLRGYGQNRGVRLDARHRMLRTPDGLDALRAHFQLGVNFVESLVNRHRVEAYILDAEGRIAASFERTCWDERLVVDRTLQVLKEK
- a CDS encoding ABC transporter substrate-binding protein, whose product is MWLKTPASAGFSLLVFCTVMVLPVHIRGETPGPAPVIARFNEALIEAMRGGKELGFSGRYRLLEPVVTETFLPPYMASVSVGRHWKTLTEEQQRQFEAIYAEWLIANYAKNFHAYAGERFEITKQSQTASGAAVLSKLLNAQGKATEFDYRLRLTEDAWHIVDIRISGVSQLANTRAQFVSVLDKNGFDELVASLKRKIREFSRSDGQ
- a CDS encoding MMPL family transporter, which gives rise to MLTEPTLTRTQRLLSAWVLLIQHHAVAVLVGTVLLTLGTLYYSAAHFKLNADIHAMMSDKLSYRGLYKEFSKAFPQQSDTVVVVIDGITTEQAEAARKTLAEQLRNEQAIFADVYEPGAGAFFQQNGLLYLNTEELERLGDRLSAAQPLLALLSKDLSLRGLFEVVEKALEQEDLSEAQDRTLVLLLDGMNNAFAGAVHGTVYQMSWEGLALGAEQTAGQCRQFIILKPRVAEASLSAGSVHLETIRRVAGQFGYNQTGTARVRITGDFALAYENLLEVRNSTGIATVASLLLVALVLSVGLYFSGRLIVCSLVTLITGLLWSTAFALATVGSLNMISVTFAVLFIGLGIDYSIQFCLRHRELLLQSGHQQTSLTSTATSVGRSLFFSAATTALGFYAFVPTAYAGVAELGFISGSSMFISFFGNITVLPALLTVLPVKECRRWDPSWPWLVDLPYRYPRGVVAVGALGALVSLLAVPRVFFDYNPLNLHDKSSESVATMQELFNDPQGQPWTISVLVDGEDEALRLAEQLKSLKEVRTAVTIHDFIPSNQQDKIQLISDIALFMSPELERPHVTRPTYEQNIHALARLERSLESHLNGLRHSTRASAQKLYDSLRRFRGLLEDSRRGLSALVLLDESLTPGLSMLLERLGTSLQPSLVEGPSSLPRALRSQYVSADGRFRIQVFPRDNITHLASLEEFVRAVRSVAPNATDTPVSVYEAGRAIAASFREASLYAVIIICAVVLLGLRSRSKALLILTPMALAFLLTAAASVLLGVPLNFANVIVVPLILGIGVHSGVIFIVRDWKDPKREDNLLKSSMARATLFSNLATMISTASLAFSPHQGIASIGILLSICLAFLILSTLLFLPSLMVLLNVRLE